Genomic DNA from Clavibacter michiganensis:
TGCGGCCAGTACTGCGCCCGCGCGAGCCCGGTGACCGGATGGCCGAGGCTCGCGGCCATGAGGAGCGGCTGGATCAGCGCCGCGGAGTCCGAGCCGATGATGTGCGCCCCGAGGAGCGTGCCCCCGTCGCGCGGATCCACCACGAGCTTGCAGAACGAGGTCGTGTCCTCGAGCGCCCAACCCCACGCGGTGGACGAGTACGGCTGCTCGATCGTGACGACGGGTCCGGCCTCGCGTGCCTCGGCCTCCGTGAGGCCGAAGGAGCCGATCTGCGGGCGCGAGAAGACCGCCTGCGGCACGGGCCCGGGAGCTCCGCCGATGAGGTCCTCCGGGTGCAGCAGGTTGTGCTGCACGACGCGGGCCTCGTGGTTGGCGACGTGCTTGAGCTGGTGGTCGGCGCTGATGTCGCCGAGGGCGAAGACGCCCGGCACCGGCTCGCCGCCCGCGAGCACGCGCTGCCGGTCGTCGACCACGATGCGGCCGTCGTCGTGCATGTCGTAGCCCGCGTTCTGGACCGCGAGCGTGTCCGTGTTGGGGACGCGGCCGAGGGCCATGAGCACCGCCTCCGTCTCGACCAGGTGGCCCGAGGCGAGCCGTGAGCGCAGCACGTCGCCGTCGCGCTCGATCTCCTCGACCTCGCAGTCGGTGATGACGTCCCACTGCGTGCGCGCGAGCGTCGTGAAGCGCGTCGAGACGTCGGCGTCGAGGTTGCCGAGCAGGTGCGCGGAGCGGGCGACCTGCGTCACGTGCACGCCGAGGTGGCTGAAGACGTGCGCGAACTCGGCCGCGACGTATCCGCCGCCCACGATGAGCAGCGAGGCGGGCAGCTCGGCGATCCGCATGATGGAGTCGGAGTCGTGGATGTCCGGGTCGGGCGCATAGACCGCCTGCAGCGGCCGCGGGCGGGAACCCGCCGCGAGCACGATGCGATCGGCGGTGATCCGCTGCCCGCTCGCGGAGACGAGCACGCCGGGCGCCTCGAAGCCGACGCTCTCGCGCAGCAGCGTGACGTTCTCCGAGCCGCTCTCGCGCCACTCGCGGCCGCCCTCGCTGATCGCGTCGATGCGGCCGAACACGCGGGCGCCGATGGCGGGCCAGTCCACGGCGTCGACCGAGGCGCGGATCCCGAGGGCGGCGCCGTCGCGCGTCTCCGCGGCGACGTCCGCCACGTGCACGAGCATCTTCGTCGGGATGCAGCCCGCGTTGAGGCACGTGCCGCCGAAGTGCTCCCCGTCGTCGACGAGCAGCACGCGCTGGTCGGCGAAGCGCTCGTCGGCGATCGAGTTGCCGGATCCGGCCCCCACGATCACGAGGTCGTAGCGCTGGTCCTCGGGGGTGTCGGTCATCTCGTGGCTCATCTCCTACTGCTCGACGACCACGAGCAGGTCGCCCGCGTCGACCTGCTGGGTGGTGGGGACCGCGAGCCGCGCGACGCGGCCCGCGACGGGCGACGTGATGGCCGCCTCCATCTTCATCGCCTCGATGGACGCGACGGGCTGGCCGGCGGCGACGACCTGGCCCTCCTCGACC
This window encodes:
- a CDS encoding mycothione reductase, translating into MTDTPEDQRYDLVIVGAGSGNSIADERFADQRVLLVDDGEHFGGTCLNAGCIPTKMLVHVADVAAETRDGAALGIRASVDAVDWPAIGARVFGRIDAISEGGREWRESGSENVTLLRESVGFEAPGVLVSASGQRITADRIVLAAGSRPRPLQAVYAPDPDIHDSDSIMRIAELPASLLIVGGGYVAAEFAHVFSHLGVHVTQVARSAHLLGNLDADVSTRFTTLARTQWDVITDCEVEEIERDGDVLRSRLASGHLVETEAVLMALGRVPNTDTLAVQNAGYDMHDDGRIVVDDRQRVLAGGEPVPGVFALGDISADHQLKHVANHEARVVQHNLLHPEDLIGGAPGPVPQAVFSRPQIGSFGLTEAEAREAGPVVTIEQPYSSTAWGWALEDTTSFCKLVVDPRDGGTLLGAHIIGSDSAALIQPLLMAASLGHPVTGLARAQYWPHPAVTEIVENALLAAESAVADWARENGQGDAPAGAGRS